The Ramlibacter pinisoli genome segment TGGTCGTGATGCTGGCAGTGCCCGTGGACGCGTTGATGACCACCGCGCCACCGCCGCTGGCGTCACGATCGGCGTTGAGGTCCACGTTCAGTGCACCTGTACCGCCGGCCGCGATGGCCACGGAGCCGGTCGTGGCGTTCACCAGCACATCGCGATCGGCGCGCAGCGTCAGCGTCTTCGCGGCGGCGTTGGTGACGGTGATGTTCTGGTTGACCGTGAGGTCGGCGGCGGCTCCGGTGGCCGTCAGCGTCACATTGCCCCCAGTGCTGATGCCATTCGTGCCGTTGACCGTTCCAACGGTCAGACTGCCGTTGTTGACGACATTGATGTCACCAGCGCCATGGGTGGCGGCGATGGTGGTGAACGAGTTGCCGGCGTTGGTCAGCGCGACCGTTCCGGCGCCTGCCAGCAGCAGACCATTCGACGTGATGGCTGCCGTCTGCGTCACTGCGCCGCCGGCGTTGATCGCCATGCTGCCGGTGAGGGTGATACCGGCGTTGACGGCGATGTTATGGCCCGCCTGCATGTCCAGGCCGGCACCGTTGGTGGTCATCGCAATCGCGTTGCTCACCGTAATGTCGTTTGTCGCCTGCAGTTGGACAGTGGTCGCCGACGCGTTGATCGTCGCCGGATCGATAGTCTGCGTCGTGCCGAAATCAGTGAACTCGTCGACGTCGCCCAGTGCCGCCGGCCCGCCGGTAGCCACGATGATGTTCGTCGGATCCAGCAGCCAGTTGCCGACCGTTCCTTGCGGCGCAGACGTGTCGACCGTGGTGGACTTGGCGATCACCAGGCCTTCCTTGCCTGATGTCTCCACCCGGCCACCGTTGCCGCCCTGCGCGCCACCACGGGCACTGATTGCGCCCCCCACGGCCGTCGAGCCATCGGCCCAAACGACGACCGTGCCGCCGTTACCGCTGTTCACGGCATCGGCGCTGATCTGCGCGCCGGTCGCCATCTGTGTCGCGGATGCGTTCTGCTCCGGTCCCTTGCCCTGCCAGTTGCCCCCCACCAGCACCGTACCGCCCCCGGCATCGCCACTGGCGTCGACCTTCGCGCCCGCCATCAGGCCGACCTTGTCCCCCAGCACCTTGACCGTGCCGCCGGTCTCGCCTGTGTTGGCGCCCTTGGCTTCGAGCGTGCCCGAGACGCTCACCACGCCCTGCACCCCGCCGCTCAGCACGATGGTGCCGTTCTGGTTGGCGATGGTGTTCGCGCGGATCACCCCGCTCTGGTTGATGACTGTCGGGAGCGTGTCCGACAGGCTGCTGGCCAGCACCGCCACCTTGCCGCCGTCGGCGGTGATGGCGCCGCTGTTGGTGATGGCGGCATTCACCGCACCCGCATCCACCGAGAAGTTCACCAGCCCCGCGCCGGCCGGATCGACCGTCACGCGCGAGCCGGCCAGCAGGCCGACCGAGCCGCGGGCGGCGTCGATGGTGCCGCTGTTGTTCACCGTGGGGCCCGCCAACACCACGTAGCGCCCGGCCAGGCTGCCCTGGTTGGTCACCGTGCCCAGGCCGCCGCCGCTGAACTGGTAGCGCCCGGCCAGGAAGTCCGTGTTGCTCAGGTTCAGCGTGGAGGCCACCAGCCCGCCGACGTTGACCTCCGCCCCCGGTGCGAACAGCACGCCCGCCGGGTTCACCAGGAACACCTGGCCGTTGGCCTGCAGCGCGCCGGCGATCGTCGAGGCGCCGCCCGACACGCGGTTGAGCGCCACCGACGCCGCATCCGGCTGCGCGAAGCGCACCAGCTCACCGGTGCCGATGTTGAAGGTGCGCCAGTCCAGGACCGCCTTGGCCGTGCCCTGGTTCACCAGCATGGTGTTGGCCGTGGAGGTGTCGATGTTGACCTGCCCCGCCGAAATCTTGACGGTGGAGGCATCAGGCAGCGCGCGCGCCAGCGGCGTGAAGGTGGACACCAGCGTGGCCAGCAGCACGGAGAAGAGACGGCCGGTGCGCAGGCGGTAGGTGGCTTTCAGCTTGCGCGAGATCTGCACGACGACGGTGCGGATCTGCAGGCGGTGCGAGGCGGGACGGGTGCTGTTCATGATCTTCCTTCGGGTACTGCTACAGGCTTACAGCCACTTCTGAACGGTCAGCCACACGCGCGGCTTGTGGTCCGGATCGCTGGCGGGACGGTCGCTGGTGGTGCGCCAGGCGAGTTGCAGCGTGGCCAGGTAGTCACCCCAGGTGCCTGCCGTCAGGCCGAAGCCCGCCGAGCCCAGGGCTTGCGACTCGGGCGCGGGGAACGGCGCCCCGTCCTGGTGGAAGCGCACCCAGCCCCAGTCGTAGAACACACTCCCGCCCAGCGGCACGCCGCCGACGGCGGCGAACTGGTGGCGGTACTCCAGGTTCAGCACGGCGCCGGTGTCGCCCACGGCCTCGCCCACGGGATAGCCGCGCACGCCGGTCGGGCCACCCAGGCCGATCTGCTCGGCCGAGGTCAGGTTGCGCGAGGCAAGTTGCGCCAGCAGGTTCACCTGGACGCGGTCGCTCGCGCGCAGGAAGGTCGCGCGCTGGAACTCCAGGTTCAGCTTGCTGAAGGAGCCCGCGGTGTTCAGCCCGAGAGCGGCGCTCGCGTCCAGCGCCTGCGACACCGGGTCGAGCTTCAGCCGCCCATGGGTGAGGCTGAGCGCATAGCTGCTGAACGAGCTGCCGCCCAGTCCATCGACGAAGTTGCCCAGCGCGCTCAGGCGCACCGAATCCACTCGGCGCTCCGCCGTGCTGGCCGGCGTGGTGGTGCGGTCGGTGAGGTCCTTGCGCTCCAGCGCCACGCTGCCGAACAGGTTGTAGGCACGCGAGCGGATGAAGGGCTGCGTGGCCGAGAGGTTGAACACCTCGGCCTGGCCGAAGGCGCCGAGCGCCGCGAACTGCTTGCCCAGCGCGTACTCCGTGCGCGCGACCAGCACGCCCAGGCGCGTCGCGTACCGGTCCAGCGTGCTGCTGTAGCCCAGGCGGTAGAGGTTGTTGTCCGAACGGTCGGCCAGTTGCAGGCGCCCGGACAGCACGTCACCGCGGCCGGCCAGGTTCTGTGCCTCGAGGTCCACGTAGGCCCGGTATTCGCCGGCGGAGCGCACCCCGTAGTTGTCGGCACCCAGCAGGGCGGCAAAGCGCTTGTCGCTGGGCTTGGCCACCACGACGACGTCGGCCTCGCCGGCATTGGCGCCCGGTTGCACGTCGGCCACCGCCTCGTAGCCGGCCAGGTCGCGCAGCAGCAGCACCGGCTTTTCCAGCAGCTGCTCGGTGATGGGTGTGCCTGCAGGCAGCGCCTGGCGCACGATGCTGTCGGCCAGGGTCGGCGACAGGCCGCTGCCCTCGAGGCGCACGGTGGCCTTGCCCACCCGCGCTTCGAGCACCTGGATGGTCACCGTGCCGCCGGTCGCGGAGAACTGCTGCTGCGGCAGGTAGGCCTCGGTCAGGATGTAGCCGCGCTCGCGATACAGCTGGCGCACGGCGGCCGCCGCCTGCAGCAGGCCGGCCATGTCGATGGACTTGCCCACGTAGGGTTGCAGCACCCCCTGGATGTCGGCCTCGGCGATCAGCGTGTTGCCCTGCACCCGGAAGGCCGCGGGCGTCAGTTGGACCGAGCGATCGAAGGTGGCTGCCGGAGGTGGCACCGGCACCACCACGGCGGGCGGACCGCCCGGCTCCGGCAGCGTCGGGATTTGCCGTGGTGTCTCGAGGATGGTTCCCGCGTCGGGTCGGGTGCTCAACTGCGCGAATGCGGGCGAAACAAGGAGTCCCATGGCGGCCATTGCGGCCACCCGCGTCGTTCTTCTCTGCACTGCTGCTCCGTCTTTTTTAGATTGCGCGCGGACTCTTACAGTCGGACACAGATGTGTCCATCCCTCGTATGGGGTATGTTACTTTTGACTGACAGAAATCCGAGGGATAACCCGCAGAGGGTTACAAGGACCGGAACGCAACGTCGGCGTCCCGCGCCACCACCAACTGGCCTGCGCTTTGCTAGAGTGGCCTTTTGGTCCCAGCGAGACACGATGGCCGACACCACCTCCGCGCCACGCCACATCCGCCTGACATCCCACAGCGGCGGCGTCGGCGCACCACCCATCCACTGGGGGGCTGCCACCCCGGCCGAGCGGGGCCCCATCGTGGGCACCACCACCACGCGCGCGCACCGCAACGTCATCGGCACCCACAGCGGCTCGTACAGCGTGTACCGCGCGCTGGCCGTGGCCGCCGGGGCCCTCAAGCGCGAGCACCGCGCAGACCTGACGAACACCTCGCCGACCGACCTCATCGGCCCCTATCCGCAGTGGCGCGACGGCAGCAAGATGGTCAGCCTCGATCCCTGGGGCGCGGCGGTGGCCGACGTGTACCGCGCGGAGATCGCGGCCGGCCTGGACATCCGCCCGACCATCGCCGTCACCAAGGCCCACGTCATCCTGCCGGAGGTCATCGAGGCGGTGCAGAAGGGCCGGCTCAAGCCCGATGGCAAGCTGCTCACGGCCAATGGCGCCGCCATGGTGACCAAGGCGGCCATCGAGCCGGTCTGGTACCTGCCCGGGGTGGCCAAGCGCTTCGGCTGCTCGGAGACCGACCTGCGCCGCGTGCTGTTCGAGGAGACCGGCGGCATGTACCCCGAGCTGGTGACGCGCAGCGACCTCGAGGTGTTCCTGCCGCCCATCGGCGGCCAGACCATCTACATCTTCGGCAACCCGCGCGACCTGGCCACCCCCGAGGTCGAGCTCACGGCGCGCGTGCACGACGAGTGCAACGGCTCCGACGTGTTCGGATCGGACATCTGCACCTGCCGCCCCTACCTCACGCACGCCATCGAGGAATGCATCCGCGGCGCGCAGCCCAAGGAAGCCGGCGGCCGCGGCGGCGTGGGCCTGATCGCCTACTCGCGCAAGGAAGGCCGGGCGCTGGGCGAGGTCACCAAGTTCCTGGTCTACAACGCCCGCAAGCGCCAGGTCGGCGGCGACACGGCCGACCAGTACTTCGCCCGCACCGAATGCGTCGCGGGCGTGCAGGACATGCGCTTCCAGGAACTCATGCCCGACGTGCTGCATTGGCTGGGCGTGCGCAAGATCCACCGCCTGGTCTCGATGAGCAACATGAAGTACGACGCCATCACCGGCTCGGGCATCGAGGTTGGCGAACGGGTCAAC includes the following:
- a CDS encoding filamentous hemagglutinin N-terminal domain-containing protein, translated to MNSTRPASHRLQIRTVVVQISRKLKATYRLRTGRLFSVLLATLVSTFTPLARALPDASTVKISAGQVNIDTSTANTMLVNQGTAKAVLDWRTFNIGTGELVRFAQPDAASVALNRVSGGASTIAGALQANGQVFLVNPAGVLFAPGAEVNVGGLVASTLNLSNTDFLAGRYQFSGGGLGTVTNQGSLAGRYVVLAGPTVNNSGTIDAARGSVGLLAGSRVTVDPAGAGLVNFSVDAGAVNAAITNSGAITADGGKVAVLASSLSDTLPTVINQSGVIRANTIANQNGTIVLSGGVQGVVSVSGTLEAKGANTGETGGTVKVLGDKVGLMAGAKVDASGDAGGGTVLVGGNWQGKGPEQNASATQMATGAQISADAVNSGNGGTVVVWADGSTAVGGAISARGGAQGGNGGRVETSGKEGLVIAKSTTVDTSAPQGTVGNWLLDPTNIIVATGGPAALGDVDEFTDFGTTQTIDPATINASATTVQLQATNDITVSNAIAMTTNGAGLDMQAGHNIAVNAGITLTGSMAINAGGAVTQTAAITSNGLLLAGAGTVALTNAGNSFTTIAATHGAGDINVVNNGSLTVGTVNGTNGISTGGNVTLTATGAAADLTVNQNITVTNAAAKTLTLRADRDVLVNATTGSVAIAAGGTGALNVDLNADRDASGGGAVVINASTGTASITT
- a CDS encoding ShlB/FhaC/HecB family hemolysin secretion/activation protein; the protein is MSTRPDAGTILETPRQIPTLPEPGGPPAVVVPVPPPAATFDRSVQLTPAAFRVQGNTLIAEADIQGVLQPYVGKSIDMAGLLQAAAAVRQLYRERGYILTEAYLPQQQFSATGGTVTIQVLEARVGKATVRLEGSGLSPTLADSIVRQALPAGTPITEQLLEKPVLLLRDLAGYEAVADVQPGANAGEADVVVVAKPSDKRFAALLGADNYGVRSAGEYRAYVDLEAQNLAGRGDVLSGRLQLADRSDNNLYRLGYSSTLDRYATRLGVLVARTEYALGKQFAALGAFGQAEVFNLSATQPFIRSRAYNLFGSVALERKDLTDRTTTPASTAERRVDSVRLSALGNFVDGLGGSSFSSYALSLTHGRLKLDPVSQALDASAALGLNTAGSFSKLNLEFQRATFLRASDRVQVNLLAQLASRNLTSAEQIGLGGPTGVRGYPVGEAVGDTGAVLNLEYRHQFAAVGGVPLGGSVFYDWGWVRFHQDGAPFPAPESQALGSAGFGLTAGTWGDYLATLQLAWRTTSDRPASDPDHKPRVWLTVQKWL
- a CDS encoding GTP cyclohydrolase II, translating into MADTTSAPRHIRLTSHSGGVGAPPIHWGAATPAERGPIVGTTTTRAHRNVIGTHSGSYSVYRALAVAAGALKREHRADLTNTSPTDLIGPYPQWRDGSKMVSLDPWGAAVADVYRAEIAAGLDIRPTIAVTKAHVILPEVIEAVQKGRLKPDGKLLTANGAAMVTKAAIEPVWYLPGVAKRFGCSETDLRRVLFEETGGMYPELVTRSDLEVFLPPIGGQTIYIFGNPRDLATPEVELTARVHDECNGSDVFGSDICTCRPYLTHAIEECIRGAQPKEAGGRGGVGLIAYSRKEGRALGEVTKFLVYNARKRQVGGDTADQYFARTECVAGVQDMRFQELMPDVLHWLGVRKIHRLVSMSNMKYDAITGSGIEVGERVNIPDELIPADARVEMDAKMAAGYFTPGAVPDAERLKQTKGRGLS